One window from the genome of Molothrus ater isolate BHLD 08-10-18 breed brown headed cowbird chromosome 5, BPBGC_Mater_1.1, whole genome shotgun sequence encodes:
- the RPS19BP1 gene encoding active regulator of SIRT1, which translates to MSASLLRRGLELLEPPGRTKAPPGLQRGRAGPRAAGAARRRKRAPEPGRSKATVKGRVVKSAIEEYHKKKPVNHLRENLQYMLKGRLVADKAVTEQVLAQNRGRKSKDQPPEKTEKKKPEGTVFTEEDFRKFEREYFGIP; encoded by the exons ATGTCGGCATCGCTGCTGCGCCGcggcctggagctgctggagccgcCGG GCCGGACGAAGGCGCCGCCGGGACTCCAGCGAGGCCGGGCCGGCCCCagggcggcgggcgcggcgagGCGGAGGAAGAGGGCCCCGGAGCCCGGCAGGAGCAAGGCCACGGTCAAGGGCAGAGTCGTGAAGTCGGCGATAG AGGAGTACCATAAGAAGAAGCCTGTGAATCACTTGAGAGAAAACCTGCAGTACATGTTAAAGGGACGACTTGTTGCAGACAAAGCTGTCACAGAACAA GTTCTTGCTCAGAACAGAGGCAGGAAGTCCAAAGATCAGCCTccagagaagacagaaaagaagaagCCTGAAGGCACTGTGTTTACTGAGGAAGATTTCCGTAAATTTGAGAGGGAATACTTTGGGATCCCTTAA
- the ATF4 gene encoding LOW QUALITY PROTEIN: cyclic AMP-dependent transcription factor ATF-4 (The sequence of the model RefSeq protein was modified relative to this genomic sequence to represent the inferred CDS: inserted 1 base in 1 codon), producing MSFLNNEMLLGDSISPFSQPCSVAEESLGLLDDYLEVAEPLGSHGFSSDKAKAVSSNWLAVDSLGNTIDSSQEDAFSGMEWMVEKMDLKEFDFDALLGMEHLEATVSPDELMATLEDTCDLFNATIQEFHNKELPLMNNVITHLPESXVGADPMAPLASLWSFPLSPGSLTSTSDHSFSLELGSEVDVLEGERKREYPTVVVVITKSEKEDENHSDDSGICMSPDSYLGTPQHSPTNSLGSPNGNQFPADAPCGSVQSKPYDHPAEKVVSAKVKGEKKMDKKLKKMEQNKTAATRYRQKKRAEQEALSGECRELEQKNQALKEKADSLSKEIQYLKDLIEEVRKAKGKRARVPE from the exons ATGAGCTTCTTGAACAACGAGATGCTGTTGGGGGATTCAATATCCCCCTTCAGCCAGCCGTGTTCGGTGGCTGAGGAAAGTCTGGGACTCCTAGATGACTACCTGGAGGTGGCCGAGCCCCTCGGTTCGCATGGGTTCTCCAGCGACAAGGCTAAGGCAGTCTCCTCCAATTGGCTTGCTGTGGACAGTTTAGGCAACACCATAGATAGCAGTCAGG AGGATGCCTTCTCTGGCATGGAGTGGATGGTGGAGAAGATGGATCTGAAGGAATTTGATTTTGATGCCCTGTTAGGTATGGAACATCTGGAAGCCACCGTCTCACCAGACGAGCTGATGGCCACGTTGGAAGACACGTGTGATCTATTTAATGCTACCATCCAGGAATTTCACAACAAAGAACTTCCACTGATGAATAACGTAATCACCCATCTCCCCGAAT CCGTTGGAGCAGATCCAATGGCCCCATTGGCTTCCCTTTGgtcttttcccctctccccagggtcTCTGACTTCCACTTCAGACCACTCATTTAGTTTAGAACTAGGAAGTGAAGTGGATGTtctggaaggagaaagaaagagggagtACCCCACTGTGGTGGTGGTGATCACCAAGTCTGAGAAAGAGGATGAGAACCACTCAGATGATAGTGGAATATGCATGAGCCCAGACTCCTACCTGGGAACCCCCCAACACAGCCCCACCAATTCACTTGGATCCCCCAATGGCAACCAGTTCCCTGCAGATGCCCCTTGTGGCTCTGTGCAGTCCAAACCATACGATCATCCTGCAGAGAAGGTAGTGTCAGCTAAggtgaaaggagaaaagaaaatggataaGAAACTAAAAAAGATGGAGCAGAATAAAACTGCTGCCACGCGTTACCGGCAGAAAAAGAGGGCGGAGCAGGAGGCACTGTCTGGGGAGTGCAGAGAGTTGGAGCAGAAGAACCAGGCCCTGAAGGAGAAAGCAGATTCCCTTAGTAAGGAAATTCAGTACTTAAAAGATCTGATAGAAGAGGTCCGCAAGGCCAAGGGCAAAAGAGCTAGAGTCCCTGAGTAG